Proteins from one Bradyrhizobium amphicarpaeae genomic window:
- a CDS encoding toxin-activating lysine-acyltransferase — MAKSANETAAAGKPALNGIKGGGVAGPTDAKDRSLDPQVLAQIAAFKMRIQAGVGEVVLAMLNLPRYRNQTLADVMHLVVEPMTRDRIAIAKAGGEGKVEETAGIAIWASVSDEVDARIREQIQARVFPVRLKAEDWNSGETTWLLDVIAPSQKAATAVLANFKQVVMDKPVRIHPIVSQLVDPAVLEKMKVRPVGEAEAQ, encoded by the coding sequence ATGGCAAAGAGCGCGAACGAGACGGCAGCTGCCGGCAAGCCGGCGCTGAACGGAATCAAGGGCGGGGGCGTCGCCGGACCGACTGACGCGAAAGACCGCTCGCTCGATCCGCAGGTGCTGGCGCAGATCGCCGCGTTCAAGATGCGGATCCAGGCCGGTGTCGGCGAGGTTGTCCTCGCCATGCTCAACCTGCCGCGCTACCGCAACCAGACCCTGGCCGACGTCATGCATCTCGTCGTCGAGCCAATGACGCGCGACCGCATCGCCATTGCCAAGGCCGGCGGCGAGGGCAAGGTCGAGGAGACCGCCGGCATCGCGATCTGGGCCAGCGTCTCCGACGAGGTCGACGCCAGGATCCGCGAACAGATCCAGGCCCGCGTGTTCCCGGTCCGCCTCAAGGCCGAGGACTGGAATAGCGGCGAGACCACCTGGCTGCTCGACGTCATCGCCCCCTCGCAAAAAGCCGCCACCGCCGTGCTCGCCAACTTCAAGCAGGTGGTGATGGACAAGCCGGTGCGGATCCATCCAATCGTCAGCCAGCTGGTCGATCCGGCCGTGCTGGAGAAGATGAAGGTGAGGCCGGTGGGGGAGGCGGAGGCACAATAG
- a CDS encoding toxin-activating lysine-acyltransferase codes for MAKSANETAAAGKPALNGIKGGATAEPANAKERALDPQVLAQIAAFKMRIQAGVGEVVLAMLNLPRYRNQTLADVMHLVVEPMTRDRIAIAKAGGEGKVEETAGIAIWASVSDEVDAKIREQIQARVFPVRLKAEDWASGDTTWLLDVIAPSQKVATAVLANFKQVVKDKPVRIHPIVSQLVDPAVLEKMKVRPVGEAGEKTGGADKA; via the coding sequence GTGGCAAAAAGCGCGAACGAGACGGCAGCCGCCGGCAAGCCGGCATTGAACGGGATCAAGGGCGGGGCCACAGCCGAGCCCGCGAATGCGAAAGAGCGCGCGCTCGATCCGCAGGTGCTGGCGCAGATCGCCGCGTTCAAGATGCGGATCCAGGCCGGCGTCGGCGAGGTCGTCCTCGCCATGCTCAACCTGCCGCGCTACCGCAACCAGACCCTGGCCGACGTCATGCATCTCGTCGTCGAGCCGATGACGCGCGACCGCATCGCCATCGCCAAGGCCGGCGGCGAGGGCAAGGTCGAGGAGACCGCCGGCATCGCGATCTGGGCCAGCGTCTCCGACGAGGTCGATGCCAAGATCCGCGAGCAGATCCAGGCCCGCGTGTTCCCGGTCCGCCTCAAGGCCGAGGACTGGGCCAGCGGCGACACCACCTGGCTGCTCGACGTCATCGCCCCCTCGCAGAAGGTCGCGACCGCCGTGCTCGCGAATTTCAAGCAGGTGGTGAAGGACAAGCCGGTGAGAATCCATCCGATCGTGAGCCAGCTGGTCGATCCGGCGGTGTTGGAGAAGATGAAGGTGCGGCCGGTGGGGGAGGCGGGAGAGAAGACGGGCGGTGCGGACAAGGCGTGA
- a CDS encoding imm11 family protein, translating into MVWGLVDPSNFSDFFPYGDYVGWEEGIKRHFDEEMSAEQRAASDNWDVNYRETVSRKFTEEGGALSESHQRPSEFRLDEPGKSLGSLLLLTNRLLAVDAKMHELIESLEPGVHQFWPMRISQKKGEDYPVRYFGMIIRRFIDSFVPTQSVGYEGTDEANFFATINSTKKGYGDLAVSKDVVAGRHLWRERRLKRPNILFSDELQAKLASQGLRMPKHHQLKVV; encoded by the coding sequence ATGGTGTGGGGATTGGTTGACCCTAGCAATTTTAGCGATTTCTTCCCTTACGGCGACTACGTCGGCTGGGAAGAGGGGATCAAGCGACATTTCGACGAGGAAATGTCCGCCGAGCAAAGGGCCGCTTCCGACAACTGGGATGTCAATTACAGGGAGACGGTATCCCGTAAGTTCACTGAAGAAGGTGGAGCTTTGTCTGAATCCCATCAGCGCCCGTCGGAATTTAGATTGGACGAACCGGGCAAATCGCTCGGATCGCTCCTCCTGCTTACCAATCGTCTTCTTGCCGTCGACGCGAAGATGCACGAGCTGATTGAGAGCCTGGAGCCAGGTGTGCATCAGTTCTGGCCGATGCGGATTTCCCAAAAGAAGGGCGAAGACTACCCCGTTCGATATTTCGGCATGATTATCCGCCGCTTTATCGACAGCTTCGTGCCGACTCAAAGCGTCGGCTATGAGGGGACGGACGAGGCAAACTTTTTTGCGACTATCAACTCCACAAAAAAGGGCTACGGCGATCTGGCCGTTTCGAAGGATGTCGTCGCCGGTCGCCATCTCTGGCGCGAACGCCGACTGAAGAGACCCAACATTCTATTTTCGGATGAGCTGCAGGCGAAGCTCGCTAGCCAAGGCTTGCGCATGCCAAAACACCATCAACTGAAAGTGGTTTGA
- a CDS encoding HlyD family type I secretion periplasmic adaptor subunit, whose protein sequence is MTAWVAERFPMLARHWAVLRASWSMQNEADRNRRPLSDHEFLPAALEIMEKPPSPGLRMLLLMTCGFFTAALVWSVIGTVDVVAVASGKIIPSSKVKTIQPMEIGSVRAIHVANGQHVEEGQLLVELDPTLATADESQARQNLQASRLIQARNAALLAYLAGRPTGFVAPDDTPEAMVAVEEQYVRASIAEYEAQVASLQQQIAQRAAELTSAEVEINKLRLTLPLVEQSLEARRLLTEQGNFARLRLLEYEQQRIEHVQNVDVQLANVARARAAMTALEAEIRKLRETFGKTAVTEMVQARDKAQLAAEDLRKTTRRRELLALRAPVAGTVQQLVVATIGGVVQPAQPLMTVVPDGAEIEVEAQVLNKDIGFVREGQPVRVKLEAFPFTDYGLVPGIVESISRDAIDLSQSGGQPQRDDKGRPVQPGLVYAARIRLLQTSIRIRDRQQTLGPGLSVQAEIKTGERRIIQYLLSPITQSLDEAGRER, encoded by the coding sequence GTGACGGCCTGGGTTGCCGAGCGCTTTCCGATGCTCGCCAGGCACTGGGCCGTGCTGCGGGCGAGCTGGAGCATGCAGAACGAGGCCGACCGCAACCGGCGGCCGCTCTCCGATCACGAGTTCCTGCCGGCCGCCCTCGAGATCATGGAGAAGCCGCCGAGCCCGGGCCTGCGCATGCTGCTGCTGATGACCTGCGGCTTCTTCACCGCCGCTCTGGTCTGGTCCGTCATCGGCACGGTCGACGTCGTGGCGGTGGCGAGCGGAAAGATCATTCCGTCGAGCAAGGTCAAGACCATCCAGCCGATGGAGATCGGCTCGGTGCGCGCCATCCACGTCGCCAACGGCCAGCATGTCGAGGAGGGGCAGCTTCTGGTCGAGCTCGATCCGACGCTCGCGACCGCCGACGAGTCGCAGGCGCGTCAGAATTTGCAGGCCTCCAGGCTCATCCAGGCCCGCAACGCGGCTCTGCTCGCCTATCTCGCCGGACGGCCGACCGGCTTCGTCGCCCCCGACGACACGCCGGAAGCGATGGTCGCGGTGGAGGAGCAATATGTCCGCGCCAGCATCGCCGAATACGAGGCGCAGGTCGCCAGCCTGCAGCAGCAGATCGCGCAGCGCGCGGCCGAGCTGACCTCCGCCGAGGTCGAGATCAACAAGCTGCGCCTCACCCTGCCGCTCGTCGAACAGTCGCTCGAGGCCCGCCGGCTGCTCACCGAGCAGGGTAATTTCGCGCGGCTGCGGCTGCTGGAATACGAGCAGCAGCGCATCGAGCACGTCCAGAACGTCGACGTGCAGCTCGCCAATGTGGCGCGGGCCCGCGCCGCGATGACGGCGCTCGAGGCCGAGATCCGCAAGCTGCGCGAGACGTTCGGCAAGACCGCCGTGACCGAGATGGTCCAGGCCCGCGACAAGGCGCAGCTCGCGGCCGAGGATCTGCGCAAGACCACGCGGCGACGCGAGCTCCTGGCATTGCGCGCGCCCGTCGCCGGAACGGTGCAGCAGCTCGTGGTCGCGACGATCGGCGGGGTCGTGCAGCCGGCCCAGCCCCTGATGACGGTGGTCCCCGACGGCGCCGAGATCGAGGTCGAGGCCCAGGTCCTCAACAAGGACATCGGCTTCGTCCGCGAGGGCCAGCCGGTCCGGGTCAAGCTGGAGGCGTTTCCCTTCACCGACTACGGCCTGGTGCCGGGCATCGTCGAGAGCATCAGCCGCGATGCGATCGACCTGTCGCAATCGGGCGGCCAGCCGCAGCGCGACGACAAGGGCCGGCCGGTCCAGCCCGGCCTCGTCTACGCCGCGCGCATCCGCCTGTTGCAGACCAGCATCCGCATCCGCGACCGCCAGCAGACGCTCGGCCCCGGCCTCTCCGTTCAGGCCGAGATCAAGACCGGCGAACGGCGGATCATCCAATATCTGCTGTCGCCGATCACGCAATCGCTCGATGAAGCCGGGCGGGAACGGTGA
- a CDS encoding type I secretion system permease/ATPase: MTIAIAKAPDEAAGLTSGHDPDLPASLLSFILLAKFLGVPADAGQIAHDHGSPGERYRLEDLARIAKRLKIVAKVKPAAAEELQKVPLPALAELQDGEAAVLLKVDQQPTGPRFLIQRGNGGRPEVWSADDFGERYAGRLLLMTTRELMAGATRPFDISWFIPALVKYRGPLRDVLIGSFFLQLMGLISPIFFQLVIDKVLVHQSLTTLDVLAVGLSAVLIFETGLSALRNWLFAHTTNRVDSELSAQLFRHLLNLPLSYFEARRVGDSVARVRELDRIREFLTSNAVTVVIDLFFTIVFFGVMYAYSPLLTLIVTLSIPLYVAISVIVTPPLRARLDEKFKRGAENQSFLVESVTGIGTLKAMAVEPQMRAKWEKQFAGYTSTGFQVATLANWGSHLIQLVSKLTTVAILFFGAKAVIAGELSVGSLVAFNMLSGRVAQPILRLSQLWQDFQQVRISVDRLGDVLNAPAEPDHNPNRASLPPIKGAVNFDRVRFRYRPDAPEALRGVTLAIQPGEMIGIVGPSGSGKSTLTKLVQRLYVPEQGRVLVDGVDLALVDPAWLRRQIGVVLQENILFNRSVRENIALADTTMPMERVIAAAQLAGAHEFILSLSHGYDTVIDERGGNLSGGQRQRMAIARALIGNPRILILDEATSALDAESEEIIQHNLAGIARGRTVIIIAHRLSAVRQCDRIVTVEAGEITETGDHQTLLHSGGRYAQLYTKQMGRST; encoded by the coding sequence ATGACCATTGCGATCGCGAAAGCGCCTGACGAGGCCGCAGGTCTGACGAGCGGTCATGATCCTGATCTTCCGGCGTCGCTGCTTTCCTTCATTCTGCTCGCCAAATTCCTCGGTGTCCCGGCTGACGCTGGTCAGATCGCCCATGACCATGGCTCGCCGGGCGAACGGTACCGGCTTGAAGACCTCGCCCGGATCGCCAAGCGGCTGAAGATCGTTGCCAAGGTGAAGCCCGCGGCAGCCGAGGAGCTTCAAAAGGTCCCCTTGCCAGCGCTCGCCGAATTGCAGGACGGCGAGGCCGCGGTTCTGCTCAAGGTCGACCAGCAGCCGACGGGTCCGCGCTTCCTGATCCAGCGCGGCAATGGTGGACGTCCCGAAGTGTGGTCGGCGGACGATTTTGGCGAGCGGTATGCCGGGCGGTTGCTGCTCATGACGACGCGTGAGCTGATGGCGGGGGCGACGCGCCCCTTCGACATCAGCTGGTTCATTCCGGCGCTGGTGAAATACCGCGGGCCGCTGCGCGACGTGCTGATCGGGTCCTTTTTCCTGCAATTGATGGGACTGATTTCGCCGATCTTCTTCCAGCTCGTCATCGACAAGGTGCTGGTCCATCAGTCGCTGACCACGCTCGACGTGCTGGCGGTCGGGCTTTCGGCGGTACTGATCTTCGAGACCGGCCTGTCGGCGCTGCGCAACTGGCTGTTTGCTCACACCACCAACCGCGTCGACAGCGAGCTTTCGGCGCAGCTGTTCCGGCATCTTCTCAACCTGCCGCTGTCGTATTTCGAGGCGCGCCGCGTCGGTGACAGCGTCGCCCGCGTGCGCGAGCTCGACCGTATCAGGGAGTTCCTGACCTCGAATGCCGTCACGGTGGTGATCGACCTGTTCTTCACCATCGTCTTTTTCGGCGTGATGTACGCCTATAGTCCGCTGCTGACCCTGATCGTCACGCTGTCGATCCCCCTCTATGTCGCGATCTCGGTGATCGTGACGCCGCCGCTGCGCGCGCGCCTCGACGAGAAATTCAAACGCGGCGCGGAGAACCAGTCCTTCCTGGTCGAAAGCGTCACGGGCATCGGCACGCTGAAGGCGATGGCGGTCGAGCCGCAGATGCGGGCGAAGTGGGAGAAACAGTTCGCGGGCTACACCAGCACCGGATTTCAAGTCGCAACGCTTGCAAACTGGGGCAGCCATCTGATCCAGCTGGTGTCCAAGTTGACCACCGTTGCGATCCTGTTCTTCGGCGCCAAGGCGGTCATCGCCGGCGAGCTCTCGGTCGGCTCGCTCGTCGCCTTCAACATGCTCTCCGGGCGCGTCGCTCAGCCGATCCTGCGGCTGTCCCAGCTCTGGCAGGATTTTCAGCAGGTGCGCATCTCGGTCGACCGGCTCGGCGACGTCCTGAACGCGCCGGCCGAGCCCGATCATAACCCCAACCGGGCGAGCCTTCCTCCGATCAAGGGCGCGGTGAACTTCGACCGGGTTCGTTTCCGCTATCGTCCCGATGCGCCGGAGGCCTTGCGCGGCGTCACGCTCGCGATCCAGCCGGGCGAGATGATCGGCATCGTCGGCCCCTCGGGCTCGGGCAAGTCGACGCTGACCAAGCTCGTGCAGCGGCTTTATGTTCCGGAGCAGGGCAGGGTGCTGGTCGACGGCGTCGATCTCGCTCTGGTCGACCCGGCGTGGCTGCGCCGGCAGATCGGCGTCGTGCTGCAGGAGAACATCCTGTTCAATCGCTCGGTACGCGAGAACATCGCGCTGGCCGACACCACGATGCCGATGGAGCGGGTCATCGCCGCCGCCCAGCTCGCCGGCGCGCACGAATTTATCCTCAGCCTTTCGCACGGCTACGACACGGTGATCGACGAGCGGGGCGGCAACCTCTCGGGCGGGCAGCGGCAGCGGATGGCGATCGCGCGGGCGCTGATCGGCAATCCGCGCATCCTGATCCTCGACGAGGCGACCAGCGCGCTCGACGCCGAGAGCGAGGAGATCATCCAGCACAATCTTGCCGGCATCGCCCGCGGCCGCACCGTCATCATCATCGCGCACCGCCTCTCCGCGGTGCGGCAATGCGACCGGATCGTCACCGTCGAAGCCGGAGAGATTACCGAGACCGGCGATCACCAGACGCTGCTGCACTCCGGCGGCCGCTACGCCCAGCTCTACACCAAGCAAATGGGGCGCAGCACGTGA
- a CDS encoding universal stress protein produces MSLASVMVYVDSQQQDEGQIAVAEGVANRFGAALLGVSAIAIEPPFVAEGVIIEQTTADDLERIRATLSAKEAWFRRIVRLPSEKVEWRWAIGFPTEFLVEQSRAADLVVVRRSQLKARSNHYLDAAGAMLRLGRPILAVPEGVTTLSGDRIVVGWKDAREARLAVRDALPFLTRASQVTIAEICTSSEQDSARDRVRDVARYLQRHGVNCQHEVRVHTAEPDAGYLVRLAADVGADLVVTGGYGHSRLGEWIFGGMTQSLLQQAPACLLMSH; encoded by the coding sequence ATGTCTCTTGCCAGCGTCATGGTCTACGTTGATTCCCAGCAGCAGGACGAAGGGCAGATTGCCGTCGCCGAAGGCGTCGCGAACAGATTTGGGGCGGCCCTGCTCGGCGTCTCGGCCATCGCAATAGAGCCTCCGTTCGTCGCCGAAGGCGTGATCATCGAGCAGACGACCGCCGACGATCTCGAGCGCATACGCGCAACTCTTTCGGCCAAAGAGGCATGGTTCAGGCGCATCGTTCGTCTGCCGAGCGAAAAGGTGGAGTGGCGTTGGGCGATCGGCTTTCCGACGGAATTCCTGGTCGAGCAGTCCAGGGCGGCGGACCTTGTCGTGGTGCGGCGCAGCCAGCTGAAGGCCAGATCCAATCACTACCTCGATGCGGCCGGAGCCATGTTGCGGCTGGGCCGTCCAATCCTTGCGGTGCCGGAAGGCGTCACCACATTGTCGGGTGACCGGATCGTGGTCGGCTGGAAAGATGCCCGGGAGGCGCGACTGGCCGTTCGCGACGCACTGCCGTTTTTGACGCGGGCTTCGCAAGTCACGATCGCCGAAATCTGCACGTCGAGCGAACAGGATTCCGCGCGTGATCGGGTGCGAGACGTTGCCAGGTATCTTCAGCGCCATGGCGTCAATTGCCAGCACGAAGTGCGCGTGCATACGGCGGAACCCGACGCAGGCTATCTCGTTCGGCTGGCCGCCGACGTCGGTGCCGACCTCGTCGTGACCGGCGGGTATGGACACAGCCGGCTGGGAGAATGGATTTTCGGCGGCATGACGCAGAGCCTGCTGCAGCAGGCTCCGGCCTGCCTGCTGATGTCGCATTGA